The DNA segment tattcattGATAATGAAGACCAGTACGTAACAAAACTCTGTGCTTGTCTTACATAGTCATAGATCATTTAAATGATGTCCTACATTTACTTACCACTGATATTTGAATTCGGTTGGAATTGGAATGGCATCATCATGTATTAACTTCCTGCCATTTGTGATCCGTTTGTGTCTGCTGTGTCTTTGCATACTTGCTCTGCTTGTCTTCTGTATTTCTGGCGTTGCCAGGAATCCAATGAAGGCCCCTGAAGAGttcaaacttgtttttgtcCTCCACTCTGAGTCGGTCATTTGCCATTTCTCACATGATCCCACCATGTTAAGTGATCTCATTTGTCACAAACTTCACCGCTGCATATGTCAGTGTATAAAAATACAGCTATAAGTGACAGTTTGAATGAGCTTATGGTAAATCATCGAAGCTCAGGCAGCCTGTGAAAGTGCTTAGGTGTCTGGACATGTACGTTTTGGATATTGACAGTCTTTTGGGCCTGCTCTGTGCTGCTCGTGCTGAATCCCGCTGACGCGGATGCTAGTAAAACTTTCCCACAGCATCACTGAATCCCATCAGAAGGCTGATTGCTGTGCTTTTCTCTCATACGTCTGTAAGCTGCTCTCATAACTAAAGTGCCACAAGCTGGTGAAAAGATGCTGTCAAcactagagatgcaccgataACCCAATCTGTGGTcgatttcagtctttttttttctctaaagctTTAATCTGCCAATAAAGACTTTAACACATCAGGATCTTTTAGAAGACATAATTaagtcttaaatattttagtccAGCCTTTGCGCCATAAATACTTATTTATCTTTATAAACCTGACTACAATATCTCACATCAGACATGCTGCCTCTGGGCTTAGACTCCCTTGAAATTCTTTAATATCAATGGTTTTTTATATCCTGGTaaagtaaaagttaaacaaaaaaagaaaattaaaagtatatttgaccTGGTTAGTGCTTTAAACATAAACCTCTGTGTGTTTCTCCTGGAGAATTTGGATCATAAGTTGTaccaaacatttccaaatccaaaaGGCTGTTATATTGTATAACAGCCTTTCTAGTACTTCAACGAGCATCTTTGCAAGTTTGAAAATAAGTTCACATGGCAGGATGTGATTTGATTCTCTTTTCGcaccagaaaagaaaactgagcagCAGTATGGTATGCAAAGCCAGGCATTTTCAAACCGTCTCATTGATTCTGAAAATGGCTGACTTTGACTTTTCGTCTTTGTAAGAACGTCTGCATCACAAAGTGTTGGAGGCGCTTTCTGAATAGAAGCAGATCTGATCTCATTGTTGCTGAACGACGTTTCAACGTTCAGAGATTTGTACCAAATCGTTCCGACCAGCCGCCCATTTCTCGGTGCATCTCTAGTCGACACTAGTGATGCCATGTAAGACTGTATTTCCATATAGAGTACAGTgcatttttgtattgttttcacattaaatatatGGCAACTGTTGCTCCTGTTTCTCTTTGAATCAGGGTTATAATGGTTTGGGGtttgagtttagttttattttttctacttctggtagttttaattcattttgagGGTgtgtttgctcatttttatttaaaaattgaatagttttagtttagtttttattagtaattttagtttgtttttactttggctAATTTTTAGGtacagaattcaaaaaggtcaaagtattgtTTTTGCATCAATTGAGTAATGAATACTCAACaataccattttaaaaaaaagacgactttgaaaggctaaaaaaatatattcataagaTATTATATCTATACTTTCAGTATGTTTCAGCCTTATAAACTCACAACATAGTCATAGTTTTTTCCCCTTACTTgccgtttttaaaaaatttatttcagtttatgaaaatattttctcaattttagtttttgttattttgtcagttttagttAACTTTAATAACCttggaataatttaaaaacaatcaaggAAATCAAACTCTAGAcaactctcacacacacttacCAGTaaacaagaatttattttaaaagtgcaCAATCAGCAGatacaaatcaataaaaaaataaatatcgtACATTATCAGTGACCCTTTTGTTCCTGTTTGAAAAGTAGAACAGTTGTACCACATGCTAACGGTGGAGGAGAGTGTAGAGTGAAACACAGATTACTATAtctcagaataaaaatgattttgttgaaAAAGTGCTATGCAAAGagtgcaaatatatatatatatacttataaaAAAGTTAGGGCAGGGTTTTAATGATGCAATAAGGGGTGGAACACTGCATATGTGATTTAGGCCGAACAGCTGCGGAGTTCGTCGGCTCTTTTTCGGATCGTTTGCAAGATGTCCTTCAGCTTGGTGTCAAGTCCTGCAAGCTTGGCAGACTGCTGGATGATCTCGTCCTGCAGTCCTCTCAGGGAGTCTGCTTTTCCTGGAGAGGGGATGGGAAAACCAACGTCCATCAGAAAACACTCCAAGTGTCTCAGACGCCATCTTACACCCAGGTCCCCCCTGAAAATGTCTAACTAACATACTGTCTGTCATTAAGTAGTTGACTTTTCTATTTCCTATTCATGACATTATGATGGACAAATAgcacaggaaaaagaaaaaaagagcaaaaacatttggACCGTCAGTCagcatctaaaaacaaaagtgcaattcaataaaaaaaaaaggtcaaaggtttgtCATGATTTTAGACAACATATTGATAAAGCAGCGTTCCTGCATTACCTTCGAGAGCACCTGTCATATTGAGTGTGATGTTGGTCAGAGTTTTAGCTTTCTCCTTCAGCTTCTCCACCTTCTCTGCCAGAGGAGTCGTCTCTCCAGGAGCTCCAGGGCCCGTCTTGTTTTTCAGACGATCGAGCTGCTCCTCCAAACTCTTTAGAATCTGAAAGTACACACACAGCCGTCAGCGTGAGTACATGCACATATATACACACCCGTGTTGGCGGGTCTAACAGAACATTGTGCTGCTGAGACTCAAACCCCCTGAACACACCTGACTTCCCACTGATTTGCAGCTCTATATCATTCTATATTGACAGCATCAGAATCTAGACTTAATATGTCTAACGTTTACTTGGTCTACATTTTGTCTCTCGGACCGCACTTGTACTTACACTCCCAGTTACCTTCCTGTGGCAAAACGTagcatgcaataaaaaaatagatggaATCACATTGGTATGTTTTATAGTAGGAATTGTACGTTAGCTCTGTGTAACTCCAATCTTTATGGATTTCGTGCCACTGTTCTGCCTCGTCAGCTGGTGACTATTCTCATCCACTCAAAAAACAACTGATTCTGTTAGCGGCTTCTTCCTGTTAAGGGGagtcttttctttccactgtaaCCACCTGCTTgctcagcagaaaaaaaatagctagTTGTCGTTTCTTAGATAACTTTTTACCAACTAGCATTAGATTAGCAACTGACTTTGGTTTTTCTATAATCTAATTAGGACAGAGTTTAACTCTGAGCAGCTGGATCTGGATATGACTATACTGCCTGACTAGTTAGGGATGAATTGGACTGATATGAAAGATATTTGgacaaaaacatcagatttttattttattctattattttctttttttttggctttttaagtCCTTGTTAGCGATGGAATATGAACAGCAGATGTATTTATAAACACTCTCTTGGGGAGGAAATCTACTTTTTTATGGACAGAACGACGAGGAAGAAGAAGCCTCAGCGACTTAAGAAACAAGGCGTCCTGCAGGGGACGGTGTTTTCCCCATAGAGTCCTAATGCCAGACGCAGAAGAACTCTGacaacatcatttttatttccaggttTAGAAACCTGTCTGTGGATGGTTCACTTTTATCATTCTCTTTATGAGACTAAAGAAATGCAGCAGAGctaaggaaacatggaggactAGAACAGTCACATGGGAATAACCGGCTTCGGTCAACACGCTCCGATTCTCAGTGTGAAGTTGTGTTCTCCAGATCTCACCGGTTGAGCTGCAGCTGCCTCCTCCTCAGCCTTCCCTGCAGTCTGCAGAGCTTCAGGAGCTTTCTGCTTTGCGTCCTCCAGCAgcttcttcagctcctccagctggtCCTTCATCGGAGTCGTCAGCGCTTCTGTGTCGGTCAGCGCCTTCTCTGCTGGCTTCAGCCTGTCTTCCGCCTTCGTCCACAGCAGAGGGGTTAGCAAATCTCAGCAGGTTCCTTCCACTTCATTGAAATAACAGGGTTATTGACAAACGCTAGAGCACTTCCTACCTGTGTCAGGTTGTCATTGACGCTTCTGATGACGTCCAAGGTGTCCTCCAGTTTTCTTTCCAAGTCAGAGAGGGAGCTGTTCCCTGCATCCAAGTCTTTCAGGAGTTTGTCCACATTGTCCTTGTGTTCCAGCGCCTTGACCCTGTTAGTGTGTCGCATAAACAGATTTTCTCTCATTCACACGTTCATGACATGTTGATTTGGATTGAGTTACAATGTCCTCTTCTATCTGTGCAACTCTAGAGAATTTAGTTGGATCCAACCAGTTTCTGGATTCAGAGGTAAGGATTTATTAATGTGGTTTTTTTGTCATCAATCTGACCAATGACTGATTGTGAGCCtgtggcaataaaaaaataaataaattaatcacattGTAAATGAGAACAAGCACAATAATTTgcttgattgtttttctctctttctaccaaagactGGATGAGCTAGCCTCTTTAAAAGgagcagttttgtttctggagacaattttagttgtttctctttttttttttttttttttttccaccagatatttaaaatgtctcccggtcccagtgttaaatgttcgtCCTGACCTGGCCGCCTCCGCCTCCTGCAGCATCTTCCTGGCTGTGTCCAGATGGGGCTTGGCCTCCTTCAGAACGTTCTCGGTGTTCGGCAGACTTGCAGCCAGATttttcagctcctccagcttcTTCTCCAGGGCGGGCAGACTGACCGGCAGGCTGGCGTTCATGATCCACTCGCTTATCTCCTGAACCTGGGTGAGGTTGGAAGATGGATCTAGACGCACAGAAAAGTTGAAACGTTTGAGTGAATTTCCACTTTGTGACGTCAATCCCAGCAGTCACTGCGACCTAGAAGGATTTGTACCCGTCAGAAAGTCCTTGAGGTTTTGAACTATGTTGCGCGTGTCCTTCAGGTCGTCCTCCAGCCGATCTCTGGCTGTCGTAGTCTTGTTTGACAGGTCTTTCGCTACTTCCCTCAccgtgtttgttttttcctgtgcgttctgaagctgcagagaaaagaacaacaaaatgaattgaagagaaaatctaaaaaaaaataataataataataataataaaaaagatggaATCTGTAAAtcaatgaacaataaaaatctgcGGTGATGAGGACAGAGTGCGAACCATCTCTGCAGCCTTGGTGATCTTCAGACTGAGGTTTGCCAGACGGTCCTTCACATCCGTAACGTCGGCGTCGGCCCTTTTGCTTAAAGGCAGCGCACCAACGCACTGCGTCCCATTCTGGCAGAGCGGGCTTCCCTCCGCTGGACACAGAGCGTCCCCCTCACACTGCAGAGGGGTGCAGGGCTCGGACCGAGcactgccacacacctggagaGAGGACGCCATAAATCTGGTATGACTCACGTCCGATCGAAGGTAGGGCTGCAGCCAGCGTTATTTTactaatcgattattctgacgattgaTCGATTAATCGGACAAAAGAAATTGGtccattttccagatttttcccttttttctttgacacaaatttaaaagatcTGAATGTAAACAGCAATTAATGGCTTTTTCAAAGAAGAATTGCTTTCTTGTTTCTAGCCGCTGCAgctcaattattttattaatcgattattctgacgattaatcggataaaaatatattggcacagtttccagatgttttttcattttttttaatacaacattaaaagtacattaaaagaccaataattaatttcttttttgaaacaagattttttttctttgctagcTTAAATGCAGTAGGTGACTCTCGTTTGATCGGCCATGACGGTTACCTGCTTAGCAGCAGGAGTGAGGTCTGGCTGGGAGgccatgttgtttttcagctggCTCAGGTCTCTGGTGTTGTTTGGCTGCACTTGATTCTGAATGTCCTCCATCTTCTCCCGGATGTCTCTCACCTCCTTTATCGTGTTCTCAGTCGAATTCACTTTCTTAGCCGCAACTGTCGACTCATTGTACGCGTTCTTGATGACATCAAGACGTTCTGTGTGCAAAGGTTGGAAAACAGGTTCACAATTTGTCCCAACACCGgcaaagtgaaacattttgtagaTGATATCCTCTTCTGGTTGCTCTTATTAAAGCTAAAAGACGGAGGTTGAGCCCACCTGCATCGTCGGGGTCGATGACGATCCCCGTGGAATCTTTCTTGGCTTGATAAATTGCAGAGATGTTATTCAGCAGATCCCGCAGTTTATCCAGCTCCGCTTCCAAACCAGGATCTCTGACTGGAGGAGGAAGACCTCCATTGACCTTCTTCAAGTCTTccctgaaacaaaacagaaaatgatccGTTAGGGGAAGGAAAAGACTTGATTTTTTCATTCATCATACtgatacaatttaaaatatttgctggtATCGATCCGATAAAAAAGTGCTGAATTGCCTGAaaaggtttcttcttcttctttttttaatttttttttttacattttttaagaaaatcacaGACATGaatgtacaaaattaaaaatgttttgatgactCTGCACCAGTAAAGCACACTTAAAcacaccaacagcttcacaacagcagctttaatttgttcagcCAGTGCAGTTAGGAGTAAAACagccaatggaaaataaataataaagaaactgaaaccgACTGAAACAACAGGCTGACGATCTTGGTCAAAGGTGAAAatataaactgcaacaaaccttctttcaaatggtccAGAAAGTGAAATgagaaattctaaatataatgtaaaataaataataaagcatgatgtcactcagagcacaaagcatagaactAGACTGAATAGATCAGTCCTTATGGATTGGGTACATCGCCACCGATACCAAATCTTGAATTCATTTTCAATATCGGGAAgatacagatattgatatcAGATTGGTACACCTCCCTACATAATTGGAACATGTAATCATATAATACTATTTCAGCCGCTCCTCACCCCAGTTTGTTGAGCAGGAACAGAGCATCTTCCAGCTGTGTGACAGTCTTGGGCGGTCGGGATACGGACTTCCTGATCTGGGCGAGGCCGGCCTCAAGCTCCTGAAGGCGCGGCCCGAAGCTCCCGAGATCTCCGCCGCCTCCGGGAAGAGACGGCAGTCTGAAGGAAAGCTTGTCCAGAGCGAGGCTGACGTTCCTTCGCTGGGAGTCCATAGCGAAGAAGCAGTCCGGACAAAGTTCACAGGCAGGGAACGAATCACAGTGCCCGCGACTGCAGGACTCGCAGCGGGGCCCGGTGACACCGACTCGGCACAGACACTGTCCAGTTTTCCTGTTGCACACTTCCGGAAGGGTTCCCCTTGTGTCACACTGACAAGCTGTAGACAGAAACGCGCAACAAGGTTTTGATTAGAAGCAAAAATAGGATGAAATATCAAAAAAGAAAGCAGGTGACTCACGTCGGCAGCCAGACAGCGGGGTTCCGTATGAGCCGTCTGCGCACTGACTGCATGTCCTTCCTCCAAAGTCTCGTCTGCATGGACACTGACCTGTCCGCTGCAACCAAACACACTCACAGTGTGAAATCTTACAGCTCAGAAAACGTTCAGAGAACCGCTGAACGTCTGCTACTGACGGGACAATTTCTTTGATTCGTTCATGAATgttaaaacaatgtgaaatgacacattttctcaaatttagATATTTCTT comes from the Gambusia affinis linkage group LG07, SWU_Gaff_1.0, whole genome shotgun sequence genome and includes:
- the lamb3 gene encoding laminin subunit beta-3 produces the protein MLGSLICSRMRILWLLAAAAAVAATAQNDCSLGACYPPSTDLLLGRSHQLRASSTCGLTDSEIYCTPHQRKMRCCPCDSRNPNGQLAHTMKEILTTSGPNRWWQSSKGVNPVVLQFDLNNLFQLDNLVLSFKGPRPKALLIERTLDNGRRWQPVLYLAKNCQEAFPGIQTNSPISLEQIYCHTLQPHADPYQDETIEFSPLSQYLYAPVSDSQKIEDKAGLTGLRVTLTELGDVPFYPGRSFSKFFALKEMRVMGTCMCHGHADRCQAQEYNNPGTDTIQVNHVCDCRHNTAGENCERCADFYNDLPWRPAEEGNTHTCQRCECNNHAQRCHFDPAVYEASGRRSGGVCEGCMHHTTGPKCDRCAPGYQPNPRSRMDRPDACIRCPCNAEGTVNGAQCEDSAGYCPCKANVEGPYCDRCRKGFHSLSSSDPLGCKKCSCSPVGSLSILCDPVTGQCPCRPFFHGLTCDACSKGYWKPPQSEVCEPCGCDPTWSTSDTCDQRTGQCPCRRDFGGRTCSQCADGSYGTPLSGCRPCQCDTRGTLPEVCNRKTGQCLCRVGVTGPRCESCSRGHCDSFPACELCPDCFFAMDSQRRNVSLALDKLSFRLPSLPGGGGDLGSFGPRLQELEAGLAQIRKSVSRPPKTVTQLEDALFLLNKLGEDLKKVNGGLPPPVRDPGLEAELDKLRDLLNNISAIYQAKKDSTGIVIDPDDAERLDVIKNAYNESTVAAKKVNSTENTIKEVRDIREKMEDIQNQVQPNNTRDLSQLKNNMASQPDLTPAAKQVCGSARSEPCTPLQCEGDALCPAEGSPLCQNGTQCVGALPLSKRADADVTDVKDRLANLSLKITKAAEMLQNAQEKTNTVREVAKDLSNKTTTARDRLEDDLKDTRNIVQNLKDFLTDPSSNLTQVQEISEWIMNASLPVSLPALEKKLEELKNLAASLPNTENVLKEAKPHLDTARKMLQEAEAARVKALEHKDNVDKLLKDLDAGNSSLSDLERKLEDTLDVIRSVNDNLTQAEDRLKPAEKALTDTEALTTPMKDQLEELKKLLEDAKQKAPEALQTAGKAEEEAAAAQPILKSLEEQLDRLKNKTGPGAPGETTPLAEKVEKLKEKAKTLTNITLNMTGALEGKADSLRGLQDEIIQQSAKLAGLDTKLKDILQTIRKRADELRSCSA